The nucleotide sequence ctgtgttttatgtatatttccacactgaggttggaataattaggcccctcactcagaccactcccagacagtcctagcaaaattcttgattgctatttttgaccattttatttgaaaacaatcacagtgatgtgatattgagataaaaacaaacAAGATGCATTGGGCCTATTAATATGGTTCTGTTCACTAGACAAGAGTACTGTACTTGACATATCAGACTGTTGGTTTATTAAGGTCACGTCTCAGGCTTGTGAACAGTATGTGGGAGCCACATAAACACCAACTCGGGAGATTCTATAAAGCCTGACTGGGAGCTTTTAGGGAGcagtgattattatgattattactATTTCAGATGCTGATTAAAGGGCATTTGAAATGAATCTAGTCTCCTTTTGATTTGAAAAGTCTTCTACAGTTTAACTGCTAAATATATTAGCTGAATGACTGCTGAAGACCATATGCTGCGTGTAAATTAGCTTTACTCCAAGCACAAGCTGCGGATGGGACTGTGCGAATCAAAGGACACTTACCAAGAAGTTAATTTTGGATAGCCTTAACTGACAATTGACCTATATTACAATCTGATGATGCACACCACCACATAGGGATCTGTAACAGACCCTGCGGAAGGcatgtgttgtactgtatgtactgtaccatTATGTTCTGTGACTGGGCATGTGATTGAACTGGATTGTATACATTGGCTATTGAATGCAACAGAGGACATATGAGAAAGTGGAAGATTGAGTATGTACCCTTGCGGATGGCGAGCAGCGGAGCGATTGCACTTTGGTGCCAAACGGTGATGAGCAGAGTCCACGGTAACACTATCAACACGATGGCAAGAATGTCTCTTCTCTTCGGCATCTCCAGGATTGGTTTTATGTCTCGTCATTACCTGccgggagagaggaggaacgacaAACATGTCAACAAGGGCCGCTAGCTAAATGATCCACTCTACAAGATGTGGTGGCTTGGCTGAGAGAACCACTAACTTATTTTACCATGAGGAAGGGGACAGTCTTTTAGCACAGCAACAAAATACCACATCAATTCTGTTTATCTTCCAGGCGTAGAAATACTCAATTGATACAAATCTTGTCATGCAAAAGACATAAGCCCCATAAAAGCCTTCCTCTGATAAAGAAATGGGTCAAGAAGACCCTTTCatgcgtgagttccaaatatttctaacggtcgccccagcgtgagtttttttaaatgcacgtgatgttagaatgttctctccattccagaatgtGATTTAAACGTAAACAGTACATTTTACCCACGCGCAGCCTGTTTATATTTATAGGCTGTTTCAACTTCAAtttcaaattattatttttattttctaaAAACAGTTTGTATTtaggtgtgttccgcctcctcattcattcacataaaaATAGTCATTTTTACTTTTGCGGACAATTACATTGTTGGGACATTTCTGACACGGACAAAATTCCCCAAGCACTTCCCAATTGTTTGTGCAGttcacatttgcaaacatttgctCATCTCCCGTCAGAACAGGATCTGCACACGTGTTCACATTTTCCATTCCACATTTATATTGTAGCgtactgtatgtatggagcataatatatTTGTCTATATTCTTTATAACCGCGGACACGTGAGGAAACGTTACTCATttcataacctttatggtgttatagtCAATCGTGCTTATGTAGCTACATTCGtctattagctctgtaaaacaatgctaattGCGTTAGAGAACTATTATcttgtgttgtattttgaagctaTGTGGCCTTATgactcccaagtggtgcagcggtcaaaGGCACAGCACATCAGTGcaagaggcttcactacagacgcggttcaaatccaggcagcgtttctatcaaagtaagtgccttattacgtTATAATCGTTTCCGTATGCCGTTTCTGCTGTAGCTCACTGTATGTATGGATCATAATATATTTCTTATAACCGCGGACACGTGAGGTAACGTTAGACATTTTATAACCATTATGTTGTCATAGTCAATCGTGCTTACATTattctattagctctgtaaaacaatgctagTTGCGTCAGAGAACTattgtgttgtattttgaagctaccctGGACGTAtgactcccaagtggcgcagtggtctatggcactgcatctcggtgctagaggcgtcactacagacaccctggttcaaatccaggctgtatcacaactggctgtgcagcgcacaattggcccagcgttgtccgattttggccggtgtaggccatcattgtaaataataatttgttcttaaatgacttacctagttaaataaataaaaatatgacCATGGTTTGTTTATTTGGTCTATTCTGCCCTGCCTTGCCCCCCATGTGGAACTCAAAAGTTAGTTTCTTACTGTTATAACTAAAATCTGTGATTTTGTCAATGCAATAAACTATTTTTTATAGCagtgtttattatgttacttctttgtagtattgttttattgctatatccttatattgtattctaatGAATAATTCGTATTTATTTTGTACTTTCAGAAACCACAAACATTATTTTCCAATATCATAACTGGAGCTGGACATCTTTGGAGCTGAAGAATGACAGCTTTTGTATGCTAACGTACACTCCTTAACAGTTGTACTGGATGAAAACACAGCAAGAAAACACATATGCCAATATGTAATAGTCATCTATTTTATTGCAGTATTGGTAGTTGGTTCAACAACTTGTTTTACTAGAGGACAAAAAACAGAATATGCATAACCCATATTTAATATCCATGCAGTGACTGAACAACAACTGCATTTCCACCCCCATCTCTAAAGGCATAGTATCATGGCTGGTCACCtgtcaggtcagtcagtcacttaTTGCTGCAGATGTGCTCAATAATGCCTGAGCATGTGATACTCCTCAAAGCATGGTGAAATACATAGAGGTGTATTACAAGCTAAACACATGTATTTTGTCATCTTCCTCTGCTTACTTCTCCTGGCGCCAGACAGGCAGACTTTGCAGTGCCTCCGTGTGCGACTACCTTGAGCAGCAGTTTGAGGGACATTGCAGGGAAAATGCCGTGCAGTGAGGCGTAGGGGATTGTCTACAGCAGGACGACCCCCAGTGGATGGGCGCCAAGGGGTGTGGTGCTCCTCCAGCAGCTCTCATGAGGTTCTCTCTGTATTTTTGGTAGGTAATTACTTTACctatgagggagtggggaggatgagGAAAGTTAGAGGATGATGAGGCAGTGAGTAGGTGGGTGAGATATTGTCACTATAATTGCATAATGGATTTGTATGTGAACTGTACATCCAATTACAAAAATACCTTGTTCAGTAATCATCTCACCTGTTAGTTGGCGGTGAACTACGCTGCCGTTGAGGACAGCAGTGTCGATCAGATGGAAAAATATCTTCTTATACCACTTGGTCGTTTTCCGTGTGCATTCCACAAAGCTGTTTATCATGTCTGCCTTATCCACAGCCCCCATTTTGAGGTTATAATCAAGCACACAATCTGGTtcgatctttctctctcccgtcaggtggtccaccttccctgttgccgacatggttgctgtatggacagtggagaggacatggacgtctcgtttgtcatgccactttactgccagctgttGACCGTTCTCCTGgaactccacctcccctctctgcatcttCCTGCATCCGAATGCCGGCATCCCCTTCCTGTTCGACACGACTGTGCCACAGGCCCCTGTGCTGTTGGAGAGCAGATGCTGGAAGAGTGTGGGACTGCTGTACCAATTGTCCACATGCAAAGTGTGTCCCTTGCCAAGATGAGGAGCCAGCATGGTCATCACCACGGACCCGGACACCCCAAGCCCCTCATAATGTTTTATGTCAGTGGTGGACCCTGTGTAAACTATAATATCCTGGACAAATCCTCTCTTCACGTCGCACATGACAAGGAACTTGACTCCAAACCTGTGCCTTTTGGAGGGAATATATTGACGGAATGCCAGCCTACCTTTCCATAACATCAGGGACTCATCAATGCATAGGTCCTTGTATGGCACAAAGACCTGACCAAATGCTGATGTCAGGCTGATAAGaacatttcttattttgtataacgGGTCACTTAGGATGGCAGTAGCATTGTTGATGAAATGCAGGCATCGCAACAGAACTAGGAAGCGGTCTTGGGAAAAGAGGGTGGCAAAGAAGGGAGTTGCAAACATAGGATCTGTGCTCCAGTATTCTCTTAGAGTTCTTCTTTACTATCCCATGAGGAGAACTGTCACCAGGAAGGTatacatttcactaattgtggttgtCACCCTTTTAGCGAGTTTCCCCCTCACTCCTGGCTCTCATCTCCTGTAGCTCCAAGGCATAGCGATTGGTCTCTTCTACTATGTttcccaccagctcctctgtcagaaacaacttgaagcactctgcctcagttggaaatggcaaggggcgttgcactccagactgggactcgtcaaagcaaacagcaggtccaggagGGGTGAAATGACTGGTGGCCTTCCAGGTACCACAGAACTCCTGTACTTCATCCACTGTTGGtccgcctccatcaccactagcatCTTCAAAGGGACCTGGTACTTCGTCAGTTGACAAGGGAAATTCAgattcagggttctcaatggcTACAAGGTTGGGgggcagctcctcactgtcactgtcagaatctgattcCTGACTTTCATACTCAGACTCATTGTCAGAATTGTAAAAAATCTCCAGAATTACCACATTTGTGAGAtgtctccttttgaaagacattgctaatgctacagcttagctcactagctacatacataaacaacaCTGAATGACGCAGAGTGAGAGGTTACGTGGTTGACTGCCGGAACGCACCACTTGTATCAATAAATCACTCAGAAAATGTTGTGTGGCAATTATTTGTGTATTTACGgttttattcacatgttttcaattctaggtgacaaatcatgcattccgattcttacacagattgtaatgggcacatattatgtgtgtaaaataattttttgaaggttgtactgattatgatgagctaagctaattccagctgtgtagccatgtttgttgacatacaatgcattctgggtttcacgtctgtttgaccaaagatgttataacaaaatgaggtgagAGTTCACACATTTTTTGAGGACTTCCGGAAATTAATGGTGGGATGTGAACCACGGTAGATGAcacaccccttcaacatgcatactataaacagaccaaactcatcccGTGTTCTCTTATTATCTTCGGTTTCTGTGAGGAAAAAATGCATGGCTGCGCCGTGAAA is from Oncorhynchus gorbuscha isolate QuinsamMale2020 ecotype Even-year linkage group LG19, OgorEven_v1.0, whole genome shotgun sequence and encodes:
- the LOC124006446 gene encoding piggyBac transposable element-derived protein 4-like, producing the protein MFATPFFATLFSQDRFLVLLRCLHFINNATAILSDPLYKIRNVLISLTSAFGQVFVPYKDLCIDESLMLWKGRLAFRQYIPSKRHRFGVKFLVMCDVKRGFVQDIIVYTGSTTDIKHYEGLGVSGSVVMTMLAPHLGKGHTLHVDNWYSSPTLFQHLLSNSTGACGTVVSNRKGMPAFGCRKMQRGEVEFQENGQQLAVKWHDKRDVHVLSTVHTATMSATGKVDHLTGERKIEPDCVLDYNLKMGAVDKADMINSFVECTRKTTKWYKKIFFHLIDTAVLNGSVVHRQLTGKVITYQKYRENLMRAAGGAPHPLAPIHWGSSCCRQSPTPHCTAFSLQCPSNCCSR